A window from Chitinophaga filiformis encodes these proteins:
- a CDS encoding LysM peptidoglycan-binding domain-containing protein encodes MVKTFMTIAGLVLCVAGGIQAQDRLQVQGTSPDLYVLHTVKKGETFYSLGRSYSLSPKQIASENNISFEQGLQLGQQVKIPLNNTNFSQKSEPEPHGTPVYHKVEEKETLYRLSVNHNKVPLDNIRHWNNMTGDGLQKDSYVIVGWLKGGGSPAPSAPVANVPATTPPANHPAATPPASTPAPSNPAPANPAPSTPVATPPASTTPAPPVTKPDQSAPPEPVKTPDSNNTGSKPPVTTAPAGSSFEQLYNQQTGNGKNVTSEKGPGGWFKSNASAGKYYALHNTAPRGTIIKVTNPLNGKFIYAKVLEAIPQIKQNEGLIIKLSDSALEALGTNEAKFYCQLSYED; translated from the coding sequence ATGGTAAAAACGTTCATGACAATTGCAGGACTTGTATTATGTGTAGCCGGTGGAATACAGGCGCAGGACAGGTTGCAGGTACAGGGTACCTCTCCTGACCTGTATGTATTGCACACTGTAAAAAAAGGTGAGACCTTTTACAGCCTGGGCAGGTCCTATAGTTTGTCTCCAAAACAGATAGCAAGTGAGAACAATATTTCGTTTGAACAAGGTTTGCAATTAGGCCAACAGGTAAAGATCCCGCTGAATAACACCAACTTTTCACAGAAATCAGAGCCCGAGCCGCATGGCACGCCGGTATATCACAAGGTAGAGGAAAAAGAAACCCTCTATCGCCTGAGTGTTAATCATAATAAGGTGCCCCTGGACAATATCCGCCACTGGAACAATATGACCGGCGATGGTTTACAGAAAGACAGTTATGTGATAGTGGGATGGCTGAAAGGCGGTGGTAGTCCTGCTCCGTCCGCACCGGTAGCAAATGTACCGGCAACGACACCTCCGGCAAATCATCCGGCAGCTACGCCACCGGCTTCCACTCCGGCGCCTTCCAATCCTGCACCGGCTAACCCGGCGCCATCAACTCCGGTTGCAACACCTCCGGCAAGTACAACGCCTGCGCCACCGGTTACCAAACCTGATCAGTCTGCGCCTCCTGAACCTGTAAAGACTCCCGACAGCAATAATACAGGTAGCAAACCACCGGTTACTACAGCACCGGCCGGGTCTTCTTTTGAACAGTTGTACAACCAGCAGACAGGCAACGGTAAAAACGTAACTTCTGAAAAAGGCCCCGGAGGCTGGTTCAAGAGCAATGCAAGTGCCGGTAAGTATTATGCGCTGCACAATACTGCACCAAGAGGTACTATCATTAAAGTGACCAACCCGCTGAATGGTAAGTTCATCTATGCAAAAGTGCTGGAAGCCATTCCGCAGATCAAGCAAAATGAAGGCCTGATCATTAAACTGAGTGATTCAGCATTGGAGGCATTAGGAACCAATGAAGCGAAGTTCTATTGCCAGCTGAGTTATGAAGACTAA
- a CDS encoding methyltransferase RsmF C-terminal domain-like protein has protein sequence MDFLPKKFTDTLTGLPGMDLAAFLRIHEAGEKVTSLRINPNKIKDEGAVQKVLSSLTEEPVSRVPWSNYGYYLPSRPSFTFNPFFHGGAYYVQEASSMFLEHVMRHVCNLHVPLKVLDLCAAPGGKSTLLQSLLSPDSVLVSNEVIRSRAALLADNISKWGAANVIVTNNDPRDFAKLPGYFDVMVVDAPCSGSGLFRREPEAVEEWSPENVILCSQRQQRILADAWNALKEDGIIIYATCSYSREEDEEIMEWIQENFAVENIAIPVDDSWHIVKTTAGPQAAEGYRFYPDKVKGEGFFITCFRKKAGDVYTAKRQRDTLTAVAKKDTEKVAQWVKDMDNLFLMEHQGEVLIFPENMAPVVSLLQQHLYLRKAGIKAGQLAAKELIPDHQLAMSTMTSETIPQIGLTREQALRYLRKEDPEIATNVKGWALMMYDGMALGWAKVLPNRINNYYPKELRILKEV, from the coding sequence TTGGATTTCTTACCAAAAAAATTTACAGATACACTCACAGGACTGCCAGGCATGGATTTGGCAGCCTTTTTGCGTATACATGAGGCAGGCGAAAAAGTTACTTCTCTCAGGATCAATCCAAACAAAATAAAGGATGAAGGCGCAGTACAAAAGGTACTTAGCTCACTGACAGAAGAACCGGTAAGCCGGGTGCCATGGTCAAACTACGGATATTACCTGCCTTCAAGGCCTTCGTTTACCTTCAATCCTTTTTTTCATGGGGGCGCTTACTATGTACAGGAGGCTTCTTCCATGTTCCTGGAACATGTGATGCGTCATGTATGTAACCTGCATGTGCCTTTGAAAGTGCTGGACCTTTGCGCTGCACCGGGAGGTAAATCCACCCTGCTGCAATCTCTGCTCAGCCCTGACAGCGTGCTGGTGTCCAATGAGGTGATCAGGAGCAGGGCGGCATTGCTGGCGGATAATATCAGTAAGTGGGGAGCTGCCAATGTTATTGTGACAAACAATGACCCCAGGGACTTCGCGAAACTGCCGGGATATTTTGATGTGATGGTGGTGGATGCACCCTGTTCCGGTTCTGGTCTTTTCCGTCGTGAGCCGGAAGCAGTGGAGGAGTGGTCTCCGGAGAATGTGATCCTGTGCAGCCAGCGCCAGCAGCGCATACTTGCAGATGCATGGAATGCGTTAAAAGAGGATGGTATCATCATCTACGCCACCTGTTCTTATTCAAGGGAGGAAGATGAGGAGATCATGGAATGGATACAGGAGAACTTTGCCGTAGAAAATATTGCAATACCGGTTGATGATAGCTGGCATATCGTAAAAACAACAGCAGGGCCTCAGGCAGCTGAAGGGTATCGCTTTTATCCTGATAAAGTAAAAGGAGAAGGCTTTTTTATCACTTGTTTCCGTAAGAAGGCCGGAGATGTATATACCGCTAAAAGGCAACGGGATACGCTTACTGCGGTCGCTAAAAAAGATACAGAAAAGGTAGCGCAATGGGTGAAAGATATGGACAACCTTTTCCTGATGGAGCATCAGGGAGAGGTATTAATATTTCCGGAAAATATGGCGCCTGTTGTTTCTTTATTACAACAGCACTTATATTTGCGGAAAGCTGGCATAAAGGCCGGTCAGCTGGCAGCAAAGGAACTGATACCTGATCACCAGCTGGCAATGAGCACTATGACGAGTGAAACAATCCCGCAGATAGGTTTGACCCGTGAACAGGCCTTGCGTTATCTGAGAAAAGAAGATCCGGAAATAGCTACAAATGTGAAAGGCTGGGCACTGATGATGTATGATGGGATGGCGCTCGGATGGGCGAAAGTATTACCGAACCGTATCAACAATTACTATCCTAAAGAACTCCGTATTCTAAAAGAAGTGTAG
- a CDS encoding Fpg/Nei family DNA glycosylase — protein sequence MPELPDLQVFSHNLDKKLAGKTVKDVSLENTKKAKDTPAAFKKAIKGEKLEEVYREGKELRFRFKNDVVLGMHLMLHGKLYFFEEKNTNKHTILEILFEDGTGLALTDYQGIALPSLNPEETGVPDALSDELTVEYLQEQLGKKRTVIKKILLDQHIIRGIGNAYADEILWEAGISPFSVSNRIPAAKIKALHRAIHKVLKDAEKSIRKEHPDIIAGEIRDFLKIHQPRETNSPTGGKIEQKELNGRKTYYTDEQELFE from the coding sequence ATGCCGGAATTACCAGATCTGCAGGTATTCAGCCATAACCTTGATAAGAAACTGGCAGGGAAGACAGTGAAAGACGTGTCCCTGGAGAATACCAAAAAAGCAAAAGATACGCCTGCCGCTTTTAAGAAAGCTATAAAAGGAGAGAAGCTGGAGGAAGTATACCGGGAGGGGAAGGAACTGCGCTTCAGATTTAAGAATGATGTGGTGCTGGGTATGCACCTGATGCTGCATGGCAAACTATATTTCTTTGAGGAAAAGAATACGAACAAGCATACAATTCTCGAAATATTATTTGAAGACGGAACAGGGCTGGCGCTGACCGACTACCAGGGCATTGCGCTACCATCATTGAACCCCGAAGAGACAGGTGTTCCCGATGCATTATCAGATGAATTGACAGTAGAATACCTCCAGGAGCAGTTAGGTAAGAAGAGGACTGTTATCAAAAAGATATTACTGGATCAGCATATTATTCGTGGTATAGGTAATGCCTATGCCGACGAAATACTATGGGAAGCCGGCATCTCGCCGTTTTCCGTCAGCAACAGGATACCGGCAGCAAAAATTAAGGCCCTGCATCGCGCCATACACAAGGTCCTGAAAGATGCAGAGAAAAGCATCCGTAAAGAACATCCTGATATTATTGCAGGAGAGATACGCGATTTCTTAAAGATCCATCAGCCCAGGGAAACCAATAGTCCTACAGGAGGAAAAATAGAACAGAAGGAGCTGAATGGCAGGAAGACGTATTATACAGATGAACAGGAATTATTCGAATAG
- the fmt gene encoding methionyl-tRNA formyltransferase — protein sequence MQSELTDQKNIRIVFMGTPDFAVASLDILVQNGYNVVGVITAPDKPAGRGLQLQQSAVKQYAVSKGLRVLQPEKLKNPEFLEELRSLKADLQVVVAFRMLPEVVWDMPALGTINVHASLLPNYRGAAPINWAIINGEKQSGVTTFKLQHEIDTGDILFSQSVDIRDDETAGELHDDLMATGAGLLLKTVQALASGNAKGTPQAHIKAEDIKHAPKIFKEDCQIKWEQPVEQIYNLVRGLSPYPAAWTMLNGKGLKIFKATREHATPVVAPGQVVSDNKTYLKIAAADGYLSLLEIQLEGKKRMDIEAFLRGNKIN from the coding sequence ATGCAGAGTGAGTTAACGGATCAAAAGAATATCAGGATCGTTTTCATGGGAACACCGGATTTTGCGGTGGCATCGCTGGACATCCTGGTGCAGAACGGATACAACGTAGTGGGCGTCATCACAGCGCCCGACAAGCCAGCCGGAAGAGGATTACAGTTACAACAGAGCGCTGTAAAACAGTATGCCGTATCAAAAGGCCTCCGGGTGCTGCAGCCGGAAAAGCTGAAGAATCCTGAGTTCCTGGAGGAACTGCGTTCATTGAAAGCAGACCTGCAGGTTGTAGTAGCCTTCCGCATGCTGCCGGAAGTAGTATGGGATATGCCAGCTTTAGGCACCATCAATGTCCATGCTTCATTGCTACCCAATTACAGGGGCGCAGCTCCTATCAACTGGGCCATCATCAACGGCGAAAAGCAATCGGGCGTAACTACATTCAAACTACAGCACGAAATTGATACCGGCGATATCCTGTTCAGTCAGTCGGTAGATATCCGTGATGATGAAACGGCCGGAGAGCTGCACGACGACCTGATGGCCACCGGCGCCGGCCTGTTACTGAAAACGGTGCAGGCACTGGCTTCAGGTAATGCGAAAGGAACGCCGCAGGCGCATATCAAAGCGGAAGACATTAAACATGCACCCAAGATCTTCAAGGAAGATTGCCAGATAAAATGGGAACAGCCTGTAGAACAGATCTACAACCTGGTACGTGGCCTTAGCCCCTATCCTGCTGCCTGGACAATGCTTAACGGCAAAGGATTGAAAATCTTCAAAGCAACGAGAGAACATGCTACGCCAGTTGTAGCGCCCGGACAAGTGGTCAGTGACAATAAAACCTACCTGAAAATAGCAGCTGCAGACGGTTATCTTTCTTTACTGGAGATCCAGCTCGAAGGGAAGAAACGGATGGATATTGAGGCTTTTTTAAGGGGCAACAAGATCAATTAG
- a CDS encoding Re/Si-specific NAD(P)(+) transhydrogenase subunit alpha — MIAGVLKEQPGENRVSLVPDIVKQLGKQGVTVWIEPDAGTRAYYPDESYVQAGALIKPAAEILQQADIILSIQIPDEQSWKSIPAGKVLTGIYQPFSNPATMQQWAERQLTTFSLDSIPRTTRAQSMDVLSSQANIAGYKAVLLAAWTYSRYFPMFMTAAGSIAPAKVLILGAGVAGLQAIATARRLGAVVEVFDTRPAVKEEVMSLGARFIEVEGAADASSAGGYAVEQTEAYKQRQEEKIAESIAKSDIVITTAQIPGKKAPVLVTTAMLERMRPGAVIIDLAAATGGNTALTENKKTVVHNGVTIIGDSNLQSSMPSDASKLYAKNIFNFLQLLVKDGDLVLNFSDDIVQGACITHSGIITSERLKQADSVKL; from the coding sequence ATGATTGCAGGCGTCCTAAAAGAACAGCCAGGAGAAAACAGGGTTTCTTTAGTGCCGGACATTGTTAAGCAGTTGGGAAAACAGGGAGTAACGGTTTGGATAGAACCGGATGCCGGGACCCGGGCATATTATCCTGATGAATCCTATGTACAGGCAGGCGCTCTTATAAAGCCTGCCGCTGAAATCCTGCAACAGGCAGACATCATCCTCAGCATCCAGATCCCTGATGAGCAATCCTGGAAGTCTATACCGGCGGGCAAAGTGCTGACCGGCATCTACCAGCCATTCAGTAATCCTGCAACCATGCAGCAATGGGCTGAGAGGCAGCTTACGACATTCAGTCTTGATAGTATACCCCGAACCACGCGTGCGCAGAGCATGGATGTGCTGAGTTCCCAGGCGAATATTGCCGGATATAAGGCTGTATTGCTGGCAGCCTGGACTTACAGCCGTTATTTTCCCATGTTCATGACGGCGGCGGGCAGTATTGCCCCGGCAAAAGTGTTGATATTGGGAGCCGGCGTAGCGGGATTACAGGCCATTGCAACCGCCAGGCGGCTTGGCGCTGTGGTAGAGGTATTTGATACACGACCGGCCGTAAAAGAAGAAGTAATGAGCCTTGGCGCCAGGTTTATAGAAGTAGAAGGCGCGGCCGATGCATCCTCCGCCGGCGGTTATGCGGTAGAACAGACGGAAGCATATAAACAGCGGCAGGAGGAAAAGATCGCGGAAAGCATCGCGAAGTCAGATATTGTGATCACAACAGCACAGATACCCGGTAAAAAAGCCCCTGTCCTGGTCACTACGGCAATGCTGGAACGGATGCGGCCCGGGGCGGTGATCATTGATCTGGCAGCAGCTACGGGAGGTAATACCGCGCTTACGGAGAATAAGAAGACTGTCGTGCACAATGGCGTCACCATTATCGGCGATTCCAATCTGCAGTCTTCGATGCCTTCGGATGCCAGCAAACTATATGCAAAGAACATTTTTAATTTTTTGCAGCTGCTGGTAAAGGATGGCGACCTGGTATTGAACTTTTCCGATGATATTGTGCAGGGCGCCTGTATCACCCATAGCGGTATCATTACCAGCGAACGGCTCAAACAAGCGGATAGTGTGAAATTATAA
- a CDS encoding NAD(P) transhydrogenase subunit alpha, with translation MDALFSFLQQHLEAVYIVILSVFLGVEVISRVPSVLHTPLMSGANAIHGVVIIGAIIVMGEAEADNYLALVLGFLAVILGTINVVGGFVVTDRMLEMFKSKKTK, from the coding sequence ATGGATGCTCTTTTTTCTTTTTTACAGCAACACCTGGAAGCGGTGTACATCGTTATTCTTTCCGTCTTCCTGGGTGTAGAGGTTATATCAAGGGTGCCTTCCGTATTACATACGCCGCTGATGAGTGGTGCCAATGCTATTCATGGTGTTGTGATCATCGGCGCTATCATTGTAATGGGAGAAGCTGAAGCCGACAATTACCTGGCCCTGGTACTGGGTTTTCTCGCCGTTATATTGGGAACCATCAATGTAGTGGGTGGTTTTGTAGTGACAGACAGGATGCTTGAAATGTTCAAGTCAAAAAAGACCAAATAA
- a CDS encoding peptidylprolyl isomerase, which translates to MQAVKNGDTVRVHYHGRLTNGTTFDSSEGRDPLEFKVGAGMVIKGFDNGVVDMKVGDKRTLNIPVEEAYGPKNDELIMEFPKENIPADLNPQVGMDLQMSNPQGQVFPVKVAAISADFITLDANHPLAGEALIFDIELVEIK; encoded by the coding sequence ATGCAAGCAGTTAAAAACGGAGATACGGTGCGTGTGCATTATCATGGCCGCCTGACCAACGGAACAACATTTGATTCTTCCGAGGGTAGGGACCCGCTGGAGTTCAAGGTTGGCGCCGGTATGGTTATTAAAGGCTTCGACAATGGTGTGGTGGACATGAAGGTGGGCGATAAAAGAACATTGAATATTCCTGTAGAAGAAGCATACGGCCCAAAAAATGATGAGCTGATCATGGAGTTCCCGAAAGAGAATATTCCGGCTGATCTGAATCCTCAGGTGGGTATGGATCTGCAGATGAGCAATCCACAGGGCCAGGTTTTCCCTGTAAAAGTAGCGGCTATAAGCGCTGACTTCATTACCCTGGATGCTAACCATCCACTGGCTGGTGAAGCGCTGATATTTGACATCGAACTGGTAGAGATCAAATAA
- a CDS encoding exo-beta-N-acetylmuramidase NamZ domain-containing protein has product MYKIVIPLLLWLAVTTAACAQVITGAERTSEYLPLLKGKRVALLVNQTAILGNTHLVDSLLKLHVNIQKIFSPEHGFRGNADAGEKVGNAKDERTGLPIVSLYGKHRKADAADLEDVDVLIFDIQDVGARFYTYISSLQELMESAAENHKPLIVLDRPNPNGHYVDGPVLLDTSLRSFVGMQAIPIVHGMTVGEYAKMLNGEKWLKNGVDCDLTVVTCQHYDHHTYYQLPVKPSPNLPNMAAIYLYPSTCLFEGTALSLGRGTDLPFQVFGHPSYPKNLYSFTPHSTPGAKEPPLKDRTCYGYNLTGTPAAVRKEMNDRVQLKWLIQAYRLFPEKDKFFIPFFNKLAGNTILQQQIKKGLSEAEIRKSWEPALTQFKTTRKKYLLYAE; this is encoded by the coding sequence ATGTATAAGATCGTAATTCCTCTCTTATTATGGCTGGCAGTCACTACTGCTGCATGCGCACAGGTCATCACCGGAGCTGAAAGGACCAGCGAATATCTGCCACTGCTGAAAGGTAAAAGAGTAGCCTTGCTTGTCAATCAGACCGCGATACTGGGAAATACTCACCTGGTAGATTCACTGTTGAAACTACATGTGAATATCCAGAAAATATTCAGCCCGGAACACGGCTTCAGAGGCAATGCCGATGCCGGCGAAAAAGTAGGCAATGCCAAAGATGAACGTACCGGCCTGCCCATCGTATCGCTCTATGGCAAGCACCGCAAAGCCGATGCAGCTGACCTGGAAGATGTAGATGTCCTCATCTTTGATATACAGGATGTGGGCGCCCGCTTTTACACTTATATTTCCTCCCTGCAGGAGCTGATGGAATCTGCTGCGGAAAATCATAAGCCACTTATTGTATTGGACCGTCCCAATCCGAACGGGCACTATGTAGACGGACCTGTATTACTGGATACTTCCCTGCGCTCTTTTGTAGGGATGCAGGCTATTCCCATTGTACATGGTATGACGGTGGGAGAATATGCTAAGATGCTGAACGGAGAGAAATGGCTGAAAAATGGCGTAGACTGTGACCTGACAGTGGTCACCTGCCAGCATTATGATCATCATACCTACTATCAGTTGCCGGTAAAACCTTCGCCTAACCTGCCGAATATGGCGGCTATCTACCTGTATCCCTCCACCTGTTTATTTGAAGGAACAGCATTGAGCCTGGGCCGGGGCACCGATCTGCCATTCCAGGTATTCGGACACCCTTCCTATCCGAAAAACCTCTATTCTTTCACACCACACAGCACGCCAGGCGCCAAGGAACCGCCACTGAAAGACCGTACCTGTTATGGCTACAATCTTACCGGTACACCGGCTGCTGTAAGGAAGGAAATGAATGACAGGGTACAGTTGAAATGGCTGATACAGGCTTATCGGCTATTCCCGGAAAAAGATAAATTCTTTATCCCTTTTTTCAATAAACTGGCTGGCAATACTATTTTGCAGCAACAAATAAAAAAAGGCCTCAGCGAGGCGGAAATACGCAAAAGCTGGGAACCTGCTTTGACGCAATTTAAAACTACCAGGAAGAAATATTTATTATATGCAGAGTGA
- a CDS encoding NAD(P)(+) transhydrogenase (Re/Si-specific) subunit beta, with product MLSLIYLIGSVTFIIGLKMLSNPATARKGNAIAAGGMTLAILGTIFLYEHHGQGLHNYGWIMAGLLIGGVVGLVSARRVKMTAMPEMVSLFNGMGGACAALISIVEFEHMTDVIFTGAPVRMQLVIILAGMVIGSVSFAGSVIAWGKLNGSIRDISFKGQHIFNLMILALIVMLALVVTVALPAGTVILFVVILFMSLLYGVCFVLPIGGADMPVVISLLNSFTGVAAAFGGFLYNNPVMLTGGILVGSAGTILTILMCKAMNRSLKNVLIGSFGGPKVAGASREQGAYKEISLSDTAVIMAYAQKVMIVPGYGLAVAQAQHACHELETLLEARGVEVKYAIHPVAGRMPGHMNVLLAEADVPYEKLLEMEQANGQFSTTDVVLVLGANDVVNPAAKNDPASPIYGMPILEVENARSVIVNKRSMKPGYAGIENDLFFQPKTSMLFGDAKQVLQQLVTEIVNSL from the coding sequence ATGTTATCGCTGATCTATCTGATAGGCTCTGTTACATTTATCATAGGGTTAAAGATGTTGAGTAATCCCGCTACGGCCAGGAAGGGGAACGCTATTGCCGCAGGAGGTATGACACTGGCCATACTGGGTACTATTTTCCTTTATGAACATCACGGGCAGGGATTGCACAACTACGGATGGATTATGGCAGGGCTGCTCATTGGCGGCGTTGTCGGACTGGTATCGGCCAGGAGAGTGAAGATGACAGCGATGCCTGAAATGGTCAGTCTTTTCAACGGTATGGGCGGCGCCTGTGCGGCTTTGATCTCTATCGTGGAGTTTGAGCACATGACGGATGTGATCTTTACGGGGGCGCCGGTAAGAATGCAGTTGGTGATCATTCTGGCTGGTATGGTGATAGGTTCCGTGTCTTTTGCCGGCTCTGTCATTGCCTGGGGAAAACTAAACGGCAGTATCAGAGATATTTCGTTTAAAGGCCAGCATATCTTCAACCTGATGATACTGGCGCTTATAGTGATGCTGGCACTTGTTGTTACCGTTGCCTTGCCGGCAGGAACGGTTATACTTTTTGTAGTAATACTCTTCATGTCGCTTTTATACGGTGTATGCTTTGTATTGCCTATAGGCGGGGCTGACATGCCGGTAGTCATTTCGCTGCTCAACTCCTTTACAGGTGTAGCCGCCGCCTTCGGTGGTTTCCTGTATAACAATCCGGTGATGCTGACAGGTGGGATACTGGTAGGGTCGGCGGGCACTATCCTTACGATCCTGATGTGTAAAGCGATGAACCGTTCCCTGAAGAATGTGCTGATCGGTTCTTTCGGCGGACCCAAAGTAGCGGGGGCCAGCAGGGAACAGGGCGCATATAAGGAGATCTCATTGTCAGATACCGCTGTTATAATGGCATATGCCCAGAAAGTGATGATCGTACCGGGATATGGCCTGGCGGTGGCCCAGGCGCAGCATGCCTGTCACGAACTGGAAACGTTGCTGGAGGCAAGGGGAGTAGAAGTGAAATACGCCATCCACCCGGTAGCCGGACGTATGCCCGGGCATATGAATGTGCTGCTCGCAGAGGCAGATGTGCCCTATGAAAAACTGCTGGAAATGGAACAGGCGAACGGACAATTCAGCACCACCGATGTGGTATTGGTGCTGGGCGCTAATGATGTGGTGAACCCCGCGGCCAAAAATGATCCTGCCAGCCCTATTTATGGTATGCCGATCCTGGAAGTGGAAAACGCCAGGAGCGTAATTGTCAATAAGAGAAGTATGAAACCCGGATATGCCGGTATTGAGAACGATCTGTTCTTCCAGCCCAAAACCTCCATGCTGTTTGGCGATGCAAAGCAGGTATTGCAGCAACTGGTGACTGAAATCGTTAACTCCCTGTAG